From the Gramella sp. Hel_I_59 genome, one window contains:
- a CDS encoding PAS domain-containing protein gives MNNIPIPENDKRRNLEVEKYKPQQQIDDEDLDFLSAMAAEICGTPSALITLIGQNTQYIKSAYGMDLETREFPREFTFCAHTISSPEGFMVVEDAREDQRFKNNPFVTGESPILSYAGVSLSNSSGYSIGSLCTIDFEPKSFSEEQIEKLQKVANQVMKSIELSRKTNELKQLNENLLREQTKYNFIIEGTETSTFDWDIVNDQMTFSDVWFKISGYSRSDFPNQMVDAWRTIVHPDDLQQLQQQVQLHFDGKKKKFSSEFRIKHKNGEYLWISSQGKIFERDASGRPTRMYGLHRDISEKKKVDVEILFREKLLESLYNLSPLGIALNDYETGAFIEVNKRLVEPTGYSQSEFLNLTYFELTPEEYLEMEKEQLKELDATGKYGPYEKEYIRKDGTKYPVLLRGVLAKDPNGKKIIWSFIEDISEQKRNEELQELNLQKIEKLLSITEKQNDRLKNFAHIVSHNLRSHSSGISLLLDFLSESNPEIKVEEPFKHLKTASGNLESTIHDLNDIVKVNVSGQEDFQMVQLKAAVDKIVESVEPLTKAGKVEISADVHESVNIYGLRAYIESILLNMVTNGIKYSSPDRDSIIRISAKEDIQDNLVIIEIEDNGIGIDLDTHRKDLFKMYKIFHKHEDARGVGLFLVKNQVENMNGSIDIESTVDVGTKFIIKLPNEQN, from the coding sequence ATGAACAATATTCCCATTCCTGAGAATGACAAGAGAAGAAATCTCGAAGTCGAAAAATACAAACCACAGCAACAAATTGATGATGAAGATCTTGATTTTTTGAGCGCTATGGCTGCTGAGATTTGTGGTACTCCCAGCGCCCTGATCACTTTAATTGGCCAGAATACGCAATATATAAAGTCGGCTTATGGTATGGACCTTGAAACAAGAGAATTCCCGAGGGAGTTTACTTTTTGTGCTCATACTATTAGTTCACCAGAAGGATTTATGGTGGTAGAAGACGCACGTGAAGATCAAAGATTTAAAAATAATCCATTTGTAACGGGAGAAAGTCCAATTCTCTCTTACGCGGGTGTTTCACTTTCCAATTCTTCAGGATATTCTATAGGTTCTTTATGTACTATAGATTTTGAGCCTAAAAGCTTTTCCGAAGAACAAATAGAAAAGCTTCAAAAGGTGGCGAACCAGGTAATGAAGTCTATCGAACTCTCCCGAAAGACTAATGAGTTAAAACAGCTCAATGAAAACCTGCTCCGCGAGCAAACAAAATATAACTTTATTATTGAAGGTACCGAGACCTCAACCTTTGATTGGGATATCGTAAATGACCAGATGACCTTTAGTGATGTCTGGTTTAAGATCTCCGGGTATTCTCGAAGCGACTTCCCTAACCAGATGGTTGATGCATGGAGAACGATCGTACATCCTGACGACCTGCAGCAGCTTCAACAGCAAGTGCAGCTACATTTCGATGGAAAAAAGAAAAAATTTAGCAGCGAATTCAGAATAAAGCATAAGAATGGGGAGTATCTCTGGATATCCAGCCAGGGAAAGATCTTCGAAAGGGATGCCTCTGGAAGACCAACCAGAATGTATGGTCTACATCGTGATATTAGTGAAAAGAAAAAAGTTGATGTTGAGATTCTATTTAGAGAAAAACTGCTTGAATCTCTATACAATTTGTCTCCTTTAGGGATCGCCTTAAACGATTACGAAACTGGAGCTTTTATCGAAGTTAATAAGAGACTGGTAGAACCTACAGGTTACAGCCAGTCGGAATTTCTAAATCTCACCTATTTTGAGTTAACTCCGGAGGAATATCTGGAGATGGAGAAAGAGCAACTTAAAGAACTTGATGCTACAGGAAAGTATGGGCCTTACGAAAAGGAATATATAAGAAAGGATGGAACCAAATACCCGGTATTATTGAGAGGGGTTTTAGCCAAAGATCCTAATGGTAAGAAAATCATCTGGAGTTTTATCGAAGATATTTCAGAACAAAAGAGAAATGAAGAGTTACAGGAATTAAACCTTCAAAAGATCGAAAAGTTACTTTCCATTACCGAAAAACAAAACGACAGATTAAAAAATTTCGCGCATATAGTTTCTCATAATTTACGCTCTCACTCCAGTGGTATATCATTATTACTTGATTTCTTAAGTGAATCCAATCCGGAGATCAAAGTAGAAGAACCTTTCAAACATCTTAAAACAGCCTCAGGAAACCTGGAATCTACCATTCATGATCTTAATGATATTGTGAAAGTAAATGTTTCCGGACAGGAAGATTTCCAAATGGTGCAATTAAAAGCTGCAGTAGACAAAATCGTTGAAAGCGTTGAACCGCTTACAAAAGCCGGAAAGGTTGAGATAAGTGCTGATGTGCATGAATCGGTGAACATTTACGGATTAAGGGCCTATATTGAGAGTATCCTGCTGAACATGGTCACCAATGGGATCAAATATTCTTCGCCAGATAGAGATAGTATTATAAGGATTTCGGCTAAAGAAGATATTCAGGATAATCTGGTAATAATAGAGATCGAGGATAATGGAATTGGTATCGACCTGGATACTCACCGCAAGGATCTTTTCAAAATGTATAAGATCTTTCATAAACATGAGGACGCGAGAGGCGTAGGTTTATTCCTGGTCAAAAATCAAGTTGAAAATATGAACGGATCTATTGATATTGAAAGTACCGTAGATGTTGGAACAAAATTTATAATCAAATTACCAAATGAGCAAAATTAA
- a CDS encoding riboflavin synthase — protein sequence MFTGIVEEIGKIVAVEKSEGNVNLKISAEMTPELKIDQSVSHNGVCLTVVSIENNTYTVTAVQETINKTSIGNLKDGDAVNLERGMKLGARLDGHIVQGHVDQTAICKEVKETEGSWLYTFEYDPEIGNLTIEKGSITVNGVSLTVVNSKATEFSVAIIPYTYEHTNFKDLQKGDTVNLEFDVIGKYVKRITELS from the coding sequence ATGTTCACAGGGATCGTAGAAGAAATAGGAAAAATTGTAGCTGTAGAGAAGTCGGAAGGCAATGTGAATCTTAAGATTTCTGCGGAAATGACTCCAGAATTAAAGATAGACCAGAGTGTTTCTCATAATGGCGTTTGTCTTACAGTGGTTTCTATTGAAAATAATACGTATACTGTTACCGCAGTTCAGGAGACCATAAATAAAACCAGCATAGGAAATCTGAAGGATGGAGATGCAGTTAACCTCGAACGCGGTATGAAACTAGGTGCACGTCTTGATGGGCATATAGTGCAGGGACATGTTGACCAGACAGCAATCTGTAAAGAGGTAAAAGAAACTGAGGGTAGCTGGCTTTATACGTTTGAGTACGACCCGGAAATTGGAAATCTTACGATCGAAAAAGGATCTATTACAGTTAATGGAGTAAGTTTGACAGTGGTAAACAGTAAGGCGACAGAATTTTCAGTAGCGATTATTCCATATACTTATGAGCATACGAATTTTAAAGATCTGCAAAAGGGAGATACCGTAAATCTTGAGTTTGATGTGATCGGGAAATATGTAAAGCGAATCACCGAGCTTTCCTAG
- a CDS encoding DUF177 domain-containing protein has protein sequence MRNLAEFTIPFKGLKLGKHQFEYELDNRFFEHFEYEEFNSADVKIDLLFEKKSTMMELTFNAGGTVNVNCDLTNEPYDQPIENTLFLVIKFGDEFNNEDEDLLIIPHGEYEVNIQQYIYELVVLGVPAKRIHPGVEDGTLESDVLDKLEEHSLKSQKKRNEDDIDPRWDKLKNLLNE, from the coding sequence ATGAGGAATTTAGCGGAGTTTACGATCCCTTTTAAGGGATTAAAGCTTGGGAAGCACCAGTTTGAGTATGAGTTAGATAACAGGTTCTTTGAACATTTTGAGTACGAGGAATTCAACAGTGCAGATGTAAAGATCGACCTGCTGTTTGAAAAGAAAAGCACCATGATGGAGCTTACTTTTAATGCAGGAGGAACAGTGAATGTTAATTGCGATCTTACCAACGAGCCTTATGATCAACCAATAGAAAACACGCTTTTCCTGGTGATCAAGTTTGGCGATGAATTCAACAATGAAGATGAAGATCTCCTTATTATTCCCCATGGAGAATATGAGGTAAATATCCAGCAATATATTTATGAGCTGGTGGTACTTGGAGTACCTGCAAAAAGAATTCATCCCGGTGTTGAAGACGGCACATTAGAATCTGATGTACTTGATAAGTTGGAAGAACACAGTTTGAAAAGTCAGAAAAAGAGAAATGAGGATGATATAGATCCTCGCTGGGACAAATTAAAAAATTTATTAAACGAATAA
- a CDS encoding sulfite exporter TauE/SafE family protein encodes MLFSALIFGLLGSFHCIGMCGPIAFLLPLDRENKFRKFLQIFLYHAGRLFSYGIIGLLFGIAGKSLSLFGLQQQLSIIIGIIMLFLVLIPKKKLGRFNPENANFKVVKDLKNYLGKELKKKNPDTYFTVGFLNGFLPCGLVYMAVFGAVAGGSAIYSSLYMVIFGIGNIPLMTSAIWLSNVISVKNRIYIRKLIPVFIAIIAILFIIRGMGLGIPYVSPKQQTEQVTAVQACH; translated from the coding sequence ATGTTGTTTTCTGCGCTCATATTTGGATTACTTGGAAGCTTCCATTGTATTGGTATGTGCGGGCCTATAGCATTTTTGCTTCCTCTGGACAGGGAAAATAAATTCAGGAAATTCCTGCAGATCTTTTTGTATCACGCTGGCCGTCTTTTTTCCTACGGAATCATAGGACTGTTATTTGGAATTGCCGGAAAAAGCCTGTCTCTATTTGGCCTCCAACAGCAATTATCTATCATTATCGGGATCATTATGCTGTTTCTTGTACTTATTCCGAAGAAAAAACTAGGTAGATTCAATCCTGAAAATGCTAATTTCAAAGTAGTGAAGGACCTGAAAAACTACCTTGGTAAGGAATTGAAAAAGAAAAATCCAGACACTTATTTTACAGTTGGTTTCCTGAATGGTTTTTTACCCTGCGGACTCGTATATATGGCAGTTTTTGGAGCAGTTGCGGGTGGTAGCGCAATATACAGTAGCTTATATATGGTCATTTTTGGAATTGGAAACATCCCGTTGATGACCAGTGCGATCTGGTTGAGTAACGTGATTTCTGTAAAAAACAGGATATATATTCGTAAGCTAATCCCTGTTTTTATAGCCATCATCGCCATACTATTTATCATTAGAGGAATGGGGCTGGGAATCCCGTATGTTTCTCCAAAACAACAAACAGAACAGGTAACAGCGGTACAGGCATGTCATTAA
- the pdxA gene encoding 4-hydroxythreonine-4-phosphate dehydrogenase PdxA, which yields MKQEEMIKLGISIGDLNGIGSEIVLKTFDDARMLEFCTPIIFASSKIINFLKKHYKLSLNFQGIDDPSKAIDGKINVMNVWKENVNIKFGEEDNEIGSFAFKSLAAATSALKNDEIDVLVTAPINKSTIQSEDFKFPGHTDYLARELGGESLMFMITDNLKVGLLTDHVALKDIASVITPELIESKINTISKTLKQDFRVQKPKIAVLGINPHSGDNGVIGKEDEETLKPTIQKLRDKGQLVFGPYSADSFFGSKNYKNFDAVVASYHDQGLIPFKTLSFGRGVNFTAGLKKVRTSPDHGTGFDIAGKNEANINSFKEAVFKGIEIYKAREEYKVLTENPLKKQGRKI from the coding sequence ATGAAACAGGAGGAAATGATCAAACTGGGGATTAGTATTGGAGATCTGAATGGGATTGGGAGTGAGATCGTACTGAAGACTTTCGACGATGCGAGAATGCTGGAATTTTGTACTCCTATTATATTCGCATCTTCTAAGATCATCAATTTTCTTAAAAAACATTACAAGCTCTCATTGAACTTCCAGGGAATCGACGATCCTTCCAAAGCAATTGATGGAAAGATCAATGTGATGAATGTCTGGAAAGAGAATGTAAATATCAAGTTTGGTGAAGAAGATAATGAGATTGGTAGTTTTGCATTTAAATCTCTTGCTGCGGCTACTTCAGCATTAAAAAATGATGAGATCGACGTGCTGGTCACGGCACCTATTAATAAGTCGACTATTCAGTCTGAAGATTTTAAGTTTCCGGGACATACAGATTATTTAGCCAGAGAACTTGGAGGTGAAAGCTTAATGTTCATGATCACAGATAATCTGAAGGTTGGTTTACTTACAGATCATGTTGCGTTGAAAGATATCGCATCAGTCATAACTCCGGAACTCATAGAATCAAAGATCAATACTATTAGTAAGACCTTAAAACAGGATTTCAGGGTTCAGAAGCCTAAGATCGCTGTGCTGGGGATTAATCCGCATAGTGGTGATAATGGTGTGATTGGCAAAGAAGATGAGGAAACTTTGAAGCCTACGATTCAAAAATTGAGGGATAAAGGACAGTTGGTATTTGGTCCTTATTCTGCAGATAGTTTCTTTGGCTCAAAAAATTATAAGAATTTTGATGCCGTAGTGGCTTCTTATCATGATCAGGGTTTGATCCCTTTTAAAACTTTATCCTTTGGAAGAGGAGTGAACTTTACAGCAGGATTGAAAAAGGTTAGAACTTCTCCAGATCATGGAACAGGTTTCGATATTGCGGGGAAGAACGAAGCAAATATTAATTCTTTTAAAGAGGCTGTTTTTAAAGGAATCGAGATCTATAAAGCGCGTGAGGAATATAAGGTGCTCACAGAAAATCCATTGAAGAAACAAGGCAGGAAGATATAA
- a CDS encoding response regulator: protein MANPKFDRIFIIDDESIINSIQKLFIQEFFPENSLERYDDSSLALDKLTSLGDEVNEVLIFVDLNMPILSGQQLLDKLQESGIHYNVTVYVLTFSNDVEEVEKIRSHPYVRKVIRKPLTKDKLAELDITNS from the coding sequence ATGGCGAATCCCAAATTTGATAGAATCTTTATAATTGATGATGAATCGATCATCAACTCGATACAAAAACTTTTTATTCAGGAATTCTTTCCTGAAAACTCTTTGGAAAGATATGATGATTCCAGCCTGGCGCTGGATAAGCTTACCAGCCTGGGTGATGAGGTCAATGAGGTCTTGATTTTCGTTGATCTCAACATGCCCATTCTTTCCGGGCAGCAATTACTGGACAAACTACAGGAATCCGGAATTCATTATAATGTAACGGTTTATGTACTTACTTTTTCCAATGATGTTGAAGAAGTAGAGAAAATCCGCTCGCATCCATATGTTCGGAAAGTAATTAGAAAACCGCTTACGAAAGATAAACTGGCAGAACTGGATATTACAAATTCTTAA
- a CDS encoding PAS domain-containing sensor histidine kinase, translated as MENCNLTLDFPSQEPKKFLVNASKIEDDQLLLVSFSLKENRLENFDEIFAQAPSIICVLRGPDHIFERANENYLKIVGNRKMVGKSVREALPELKDQGFYEMLDDVYNTGKAFIGNAIPVILEDQEKKLNTKILDFIYQPILDSSGDVNGIFVLGVDTTEKVGAMKKLEESENELRNLIDTVPAIIWQTSESGENHYLNKKWYEFTGQTVEQADKFGWLEAVHADDRKRIEHEFFKANENKSSIHSSFRLRNSRGEYRWVLVSGSPKFNSRGDYEGMIGTVIDVNEEKIKEQLIKEKEHRIRSIIEEADVATALYTGREMKIEMANDAMIALWGKNKSVIGTTLHEALPELEGQPFHELLQKVYTTGETYWGKEDLVELVIDDKLQTGYFNFTYKALRNENGEIYGILNMAVDVSEIVESKELLKASESRYRQMADLMPEKVYNIDPEGNVIYFNQGWLDYTDLSKSEFDKKGLNSFVHPSEKDEYYENWKHSLKTGNDFEMEVRYLNKKNKYRWHLNRAEAIRDEKGEIQMWICTATEIQKIKAEEKRKEDFLKLVSHELKTPVTSIKGYVQLLLSLLKNKTDDNFTSIPFEKSPERIDQQVVRLTRLISEMLDLSRIEKNKLILKKENFSLNNLVEETIQDINYTNTNSKIKLTQDHECHIFADKDRIGQVLINLVTNAIKYSPDSPDIEIKIRKRGNNKVAVSVIDSGIGIDKENQKKIFKRFYRIDFKNEDTYSGFGIGLYLANEIVRRHNGKISVASKKGEGSVFTFSLDEVSKDYKE; from the coding sequence ATTGAAAACTGTAATTTAACTTTAGACTTCCCTTCCCAGGAACCTAAAAAATTCCTTGTTAATGCCAGTAAAATTGAAGACGATCAATTACTTCTTGTTTCGTTCTCTTTAAAGGAAAACAGGCTGGAGAATTTTGATGAAATTTTCGCCCAGGCACCTTCCATCATTTGTGTGCTTCGAGGTCCCGACCATATCTTTGAACGTGCAAATGAAAATTATCTTAAGATAGTTGGGAACAGGAAAATGGTTGGCAAGAGTGTTCGGGAAGCCCTTCCAGAACTTAAAGATCAGGGATTTTATGAAATGCTGGACGATGTTTATAACACTGGCAAAGCATTTATTGGCAATGCCATTCCTGTAATTCTCGAAGATCAAGAGAAAAAATTAAATACCAAAATCCTTGATTTCATTTATCAACCAATATTGGATTCTTCCGGGGATGTAAATGGAATTTTTGTACTTGGCGTTGATACTACTGAAAAAGTAGGTGCGATGAAGAAGCTCGAGGAAAGCGAAAATGAACTCAGAAATCTTATTGATACAGTTCCTGCTATTATTTGGCAAACCAGTGAAAGCGGGGAAAATCATTATTTAAATAAAAAATGGTATGAATTTACGGGCCAAACCGTAGAACAGGCAGACAAATTTGGTTGGTTGGAAGCAGTTCATGCTGATGATAGAAAAAGAATAGAGCACGAATTTTTCAAAGCTAACGAAAACAAAAGCAGTATACATTCAAGTTTTAGACTTCGTAATTCTAGAGGTGAATACCGGTGGGTGTTAGTTAGTGGTAGTCCTAAATTCAATTCCCGCGGTGATTATGAAGGTATGATTGGTACCGTTATAGATGTAAATGAAGAAAAAATCAAGGAGCAATTAATCAAGGAAAAAGAGCATCGCATACGGTCTATTATCGAAGAGGCAGACGTGGCAACTGCACTTTATACCGGCCGCGAAATGAAAATTGAAATGGCCAATGACGCCATGATAGCATTATGGGGTAAAAACAAGTCTGTAATTGGTACAACGTTGCATGAAGCTCTGCCAGAGTTAGAAGGTCAGCCGTTTCATGAGCTGCTTCAAAAGGTGTACACTACGGGTGAAACTTATTGGGGTAAAGAAGATCTGGTAGAGCTGGTAATCGATGATAAATTGCAAACTGGATATTTCAATTTCACCTATAAAGCATTGAGAAATGAAAATGGTGAAATTTATGGAATTTTGAATATGGCGGTAGATGTTTCAGAAATCGTTGAGTCTAAAGAACTTTTAAAAGCCAGTGAATCCAGGTATAGACAAATGGCAGATCTTATGCCGGAAAAGGTTTACAATATAGATCCTGAAGGAAATGTAATTTATTTTAATCAGGGATGGCTGGACTATACTGACTTATCCAAAAGCGAATTTGATAAGAAGGGTTTAAACAGTTTCGTACATCCTTCAGAAAAGGATGAATATTATGAAAACTGGAAGCATTCCTTAAAAACCGGAAATGACTTCGAAATGGAAGTTCGCTATCTTAATAAAAAAAATAAATACAGGTGGCATTTAAATAGAGCCGAAGCAATAAGGGACGAAAAAGGTGAAATACAAATGTGGATTTGCACCGCTACCGAAATTCAGAAAATAAAAGCGGAAGAAAAACGTAAAGAAGATTTTTTAAAGCTGGTAAGTCATGAACTTAAAACTCCGGTTACTTCCATTAAAGGTTACGTTCAATTACTATTAAGTCTTCTGAAAAATAAAACAGATGACAATTTCACTTCAATTCCGTTTGAAAAATCCCCGGAAAGAATAGATCAGCAGGTTGTAAGACTTACGAGGCTAATTTCGGAAATGCTGGATCTCTCAAGAATTGAAAAAAATAAGCTAATTCTTAAAAAAGAGAACTTCAGTCTAAATAATTTAGTTGAAGAGACCATCCAGGATATTAATTATACAAATACGAATTCGAAAATAAAATTAACGCAGGATCATGAGTGTCATATTTTTGCAGATAAAGACAGAATAGGGCAGGTATTGATAAATCTGGTGACAAACGCTATAAAATATTCTCCAGACAGTCCAGATATTGAAATAAAGATCAGAAAAAGAGGAAACAATAAAGTTGCTGTAAGCGTTATAGATTCCGGAATTGGAATTGATAAAGAGAATCAGAAAAAGATTTTTAAACGTTTCTACCGGATAGATTTCAAGAATGAAGATACTTACTCTGGTTTTGGAATTGGTCTTTATCTCGCCAATGAAATAGTTAGACGTCACAATGGTAAAATTAGTGTAGCAAGTAAAAAAGGTGAAGGTTCAGTTTTTACGTTTAGCCTGGATGAGGTTTCGAAAGATTATAAAGAATAG
- a CDS encoding beta-ketoacyl-ACP synthase III has product MSKITAAITAVGAYVPEDILTNKMLEELVDTTDEWILSRTGIKERRILKDPSKGTSYLAVEAAKDLINKTNLDPAEIDLIILGTVSPDMPVAATAVHVASEIGAVNAFAYDLQAACSSFLYGMSTGAAYIESGRYKKILVIGADKMSSILDYTDRTTCIIFGDGAGAALMEPNFEGLGLQDELLRCDSIGRNSLKIAAGGSLLPPSEETVAKKLHYVQQDGKTVFKFAVSNMAEVSAEIMERNNLTNKDVDWLVAHQANKRIVDATAKRMNLTDESKVLMNIERYGNTTAATLPLLLSDYEKQFKKGDNLIFASFGGGFTWGATYLKWAYNS; this is encoded by the coding sequence ATGAGCAAAATCACAGCAGCGATTACGGCTGTAGGTGCTTATGTACCTGAAGATATTTTGACCAACAAAATGTTGGAAGAATTGGTGGATACCACAGATGAGTGGATCCTCAGCAGGACAGGAATTAAAGAAAGACGAATACTCAAAGATCCCTCTAAGGGAACTTCTTACTTAGCCGTAGAGGCAGCCAAAGATTTGATTAATAAGACAAATCTTGATCCGGCAGAAATAGACTTAATCATTTTAGGAACGGTATCTCCAGATATGCCAGTAGCGGCTACAGCTGTTCATGTGGCTTCTGAGATTGGTGCTGTAAATGCTTTTGCCTATGATCTACAGGCGGCATGTTCCAGTTTTCTTTATGGAATGTCTACCGGAGCGGCTTATATAGAATCTGGAAGATATAAGAAGATCCTGGTGATTGGTGCAGATAAGATGTCTTCTATCCTTGATTATACAGATAGAACAACCTGTATTATTTTTGGTGATGGAGCAGGAGCTGCGCTAATGGAACCTAATTTTGAAGGTCTGGGATTACAGGATGAACTACTAAGATGTGATTCTATAGGACGTAATTCTCTTAAAATTGCTGCAGGTGGATCTCTATTGCCACCTTCTGAAGAAACTGTAGCTAAAAAACTTCATTACGTACAGCAGGATGGAAAGACCGTTTTCAAATTTGCTGTTTCGAACATGGCTGAGGTAAGCGCCGAAATCATGGAAAGAAACAATCTTACCAATAAAGATGTAGATTGGCTGGTAGCACATCAGGCAAATAAGCGTATAGTAGATGCGACTGCCAAGAGAATGAACCTTACAGATGAGAGCAAGGTATTAATGAATATAGAGAGGTATGGAAATACCACTGCTGCAACCTTACCTTTGTTACTCAGTGATTACGAAAAACAATTTAAAAAAGGAGATAATTTAATATTTGCCTCTTTTGGAGGTGGCTTCACTTGGGGAGCTACTTACCTTAAATGGGCTTATAACTCATAA
- the rpmF gene encoding 50S ribosomal protein L32, whose amino-acid sequence MAHPKRKISKTRRDKRRTHYKASAPKVAVDAVTGEAHLYHRAHWHEGKLYYRGQILIDNAEEVEA is encoded by the coding sequence ATGGCACATCCAAAGAGAAAAATCTCGAAAACCAGAAGAGATAAGAGAAGAACACATTATAAAGCTTCAGCTCCAAAAGTTGCTGTAGACGCTGTAACAGGTGAAGCGCACTTGTATCACAGAGCTCACTGGCACGAAGGTAAACTTTACTACCGTGGTCAGATCTTAATCGATAACGCAGAAGAAGTAGAGGCCTAG
- a CDS encoding winged helix-turn-helix transcriptional regulator, whose product MGFQIRFEPERTLSLQLRKLEDDGIVDRAVYHEKPPLKVEYSLSARGKTLIPLIETIANWVTM is encoded by the coding sequence ATTGGTTTCCAAATCCGCTTTGAGCCGGAGAGAACACTGAGTCTTCAATTACGAAAACTCGAGGATGATGGAATCGTAGATAGAGCTGTTTATCATGAGAAACCTCCTTTAAAAGTGGAATATTCATTAAGTGCAAGGGGAAAAACTCTGATTCCGTTAATTGAAACCATTGCCAATTGGGTGACTATGTAG
- a CDS encoding response regulator — translation MASKQKILVIDDDPGICDMMQLVLEFNGHEVAVSQKPEEAEAIILQENVNLVILDMLMSGVNGTDICKRIRRNIDPEIAKVPILMMSALHDSNIKCKRAGANDFLSKPFDVNELILKVEELRKK, via the coding sequence ATGGCTTCTAAACAAAAGATTCTGGTAATAGATGATGATCCTGGTATTTGCGATATGATGCAGCTTGTACTGGAATTTAATGGCCACGAGGTGGCAGTTTCTCAAAAACCGGAAGAAGCTGAAGCAATAATCTTACAGGAGAATGTAAATCTCGTCATTTTAGATATGCTAATGTCTGGCGTTAATGGAACAGATATTTGTAAACGCATAAGGAGAAATATAGATCCGGAGATTGCTAAGGTTCCAATATTGATGATGTCTGCGTTGCATGATTCAAATATTAAGTGCAAAAGAGCTGGAGCGAACGATTTCCTTTCAAAACCTTTTGATGTGAACGAATTAATTTTGAAGGTAGAAGAACTTCGAAAAAAGTAG
- a CDS encoding response regulator — MSKINLACLIEDDPVHIYLSKRYLESSGYIDNIHIYNDGKEAYEGLKGDWESKKTLPEIILLDLTMPVWDGWKFLDEFTKLPIEKQITIYILTSSINEADRQKASGYNVVKNYLVKPITMPALVELIERMED, encoded by the coding sequence ATGAGCAAAATTAATCTAGCATGTCTAATAGAAGATGACCCGGTTCATATCTACCTTTCCAAGAGATACCTAGAATCATCGGGTTATATAGATAATATTCACATATATAATGATGGGAAAGAAGCTTATGAAGGGCTCAAAGGGGATTGGGAAAGCAAAAAAACACTTCCAGAGATCATTCTTTTAGATCTCACCATGCCGGTATGGGATGGATGGAAATTTTTAGATGAATTTACTAAATTACCTATTGAAAAGCAGATTACGATCTATATATTGACCAGTAGTATTAATGAGGCCGACAGGCAAAAGGCTTCTGGTTATAATGTAGTAAAAAATTACCTGGTGAAACCGATAACGATGCCGGCATTGGTGGAGCTAATTGAAAGAATGGAAGACTGA
- the accB gene encoding acetyl-CoA carboxylase biotin carboxyl carrier protein — protein MDLKEIQNLIKFVAKSGASEVKLETGDVKITIKTGSDDKETTIVQQVPMGGQQLQQMPAQQQAPAQQAAPQEAAPAAEDKQAADDDSKYITVKSPIIGTFYRKPSPDKPTFVEVGDSVKEGDVLCIIEAMKLFNEIESEVSGKIVKVLVDDSSPVEFDQPLYLVDPS, from the coding sequence ATGGATTTAAAGGAAATTCAGAATCTGATTAAATTTGTGGCTAAATCTGGCGCAAGTGAGGTTAAACTTGAAACAGGTGATGTAAAGATCACAATTAAAACAGGTTCAGACGATAAGGAAACTACCATAGTACAACAGGTTCCTATGGGAGGACAACAACTTCAGCAAATGCCAGCTCAACAGCAGGCTCCGGCACAACAGGCTGCTCCTCAGGAAGCTGCTCCAGCCGCTGAAGACAAGCAGGCCGCAGATGATGATTCTAAATATATCACTGTAAAGTCTCCTATAATCGGGACATTCTACAGAAAGCCTTCTCCAGACAAGCCAACTTTTGTTGAGGTAGGAGATTCTGTAAAAGAAGGTGATGTGCTTTGTATCATTGAAGCAATGAAACTTTTTAACGAGATCGAAAGTGAAGTATCTGGAAAGATCGTAAAAGTACTGGTAGATGATTCATCTCCTGTAGAGTTCGATCAGCCACTTTACCTGGTAGATCCGTCATAA